In Bactrocera oleae isolate idBacOlea1 chromosome 3, idBacOlea1, whole genome shotgun sequence, a genomic segment contains:
- the LOC138856019 gene encoding uncharacterized protein, with protein MRIDALVLSFITSPTPAVKIDINQWPYLGDIDLADNRFGTPGTIDVLIGADVWGRLIEGKVIGGGPDEPFAQRTRFGWVVFGPTAVTLPAKESLLTLTTSLDREDHRLEELVSKFWQMEEIAVVEDLPENECAQIFETTHSRTLDGRYIVHLPLRRKATELGDSYALALRQFHRLERRMVADPVLRENYISFMREYAALGHMELVQPPYDHTNCYYIPHHAVTTKFRVVFNASAPTSTGINW; from the coding sequence ATGCGAATTGATGCTTTGGTTTTATCGTTCATTACTTCTCCAACTCCAGCAGTGAAGATTGACATAAACCAATGGCCATATTTGGGAGACATAGATTTGGCGGACAACCGTTTCGGTACGCCTGGAACTATCGACGTTCTGATCGGCGCGGACGTGTGGGGGCGACTCATTGAAGGTAAAGTCATCGGTGGAGGACCAGACGAACCTTTTGCCCAGCGTACCCGCTTTGGATGGGTGGTGTTTGGCCCAACAGCAGTGACCCTTCCTGCAAAGGAATCATTGCTCACCCTAACCACTTCGCTAGACAGGGAGGACCACCGGTTGGAGGAACTGGTGTCCAAATTTTGGCAAATGGAGGAAATAGCAGTGGTTGAGGATCTGCCAGAGAATGAATGTGCGCAGATCTTCGAGACCACTCATAGCCGTACCTTAGACGGCCGTTATATCGTACACTTACCTTTGCGACGAAAGGCAACGGAACTAGGTGACTCTTACGCACTGGCATTACGGCAATTTCATAGACTGGAGCGTCGCATGGTTGCGGATCCAGTCCTTAGGGAAAACTACATTTCATTTATGAGGGAGTATGCAGCACTCGGACACATGGAACTAGTACAACCACCTTATGATCATACCAATTGCTACTACATTCCTCATCATGCGGTCACAACGAAATTCCGCGTGGTGTTCAACGCTTCGGCACCTACCAGCACTGGAATCAACTGGTAG
- the Dpy-30L1 gene encoding protein dpy-30 homolog has translation MEKNERSTTPQPAADLQTPGDVSSTATNQQSAAQPQCKRPRPDLSSLPTRQYLDQTVAPILLHGLQTLARERPADPISFLAAYLLKNKNRCEESIPENI, from the coding sequence ATGGAAAAAAATGAGAGATCAACAACCCCGCAACCTGCTGCAGATCTTCAGACTCCAGGTGATGTTTCCTCCACTGCAACCAATCAACAGTCAGCAGCGCAACCTCAATGTAAAAGGCCACGTCCCGATCTGAGTTCACTACCCACTCGCCAGTATTTAGATCAAACAGTAGCGCCGATATTATTACACGGATTACAGACGTTAGCGCGAGAACGACCAGCAGATCCTATCAGTTTTTTAGCGGCATATCtgctgaaaaacaaaaaccgtTGCGAAGAATCGATACCAGAAAACATTTAA
- the LOC106624612 gene encoding nonsense-mediated mRNA decay factor SMG8, protein MPEYQNWKFPGIPTGSVEDLFPNDEKLVVVGVIGKSAFSDCNKMVSLGVLDSDPSMLEHEPQEGTIHFYYNCKKSMLFLHFETTFDTACMQEMLENDLTRNTYGHFLLFNQRVRNRFARMLLFATQVCHLIVFVELSVTFDASLLSIFRALKIIRDKYVLKFLPKLVKNSSTGTFLGKSARLCTPRILFIFENYPDGYEKTTECISKLEFEVEDSIYKMLRNEFIITNNSAMSLFSIPSNKRFVYYNTDSLMRRDPLIKSISLLQTFLQKSNFKEDDEDDLENLRPFKGFGKPLTQCNAEHKHSSANEILRKKRNFMDLLMDHVDEALEMGFDDSSTKFKGKNHFVILSTKEWYDTFKMLHKIFIENPDNPKFEANDLDYKSYLENFNKIMDIDDEFFNACCDMGLQKAFAMYNNPALTHYSNTVHKKLVDEAVTLYMKYARGTQTAVNENKLREMCERYWRNGKQQCEVLSLRGNLCILPKHIVKELSEHSSAHVFISTCNCGRTQGRREDPYTIRHANYEFYQYMANNCNLCAKVKKVHFPVFEPSINDYRAAEFEIAFPKLSIQDSIDLVQHHDLRSPKSVASDECSQPLTASQGTHTNLSLVSTDELNKIGVDADIPSSDESLNELIIQIKDKSTQKAEDKERSIYRQPSTTEYLPGMVHTESPPGLLPRFPSWSLVCVGPSSVYSHNTGLLEHFQSGFLSGANFLLPWDVHVRLEHSASWAYEKTRIRKMGEVHILKIFVGCEYECPRGHRFMMSSADKILRGGSGILRDSGSKVVYNNMPLYFPCPCRSHKADVAQLMRVHVVTPKAPVNVILDPKLRTGEREYIFSMGLPNPPKLTQSAYWILRLPYIYQGDEGPITPPSEITTTNALNYGCLLAGMFGVSETELDD, encoded by the exons ATGCCTGAATACCAAAATTGGAAATTTCCTGGTATTCCTACGGGCTCGGT cgAAGACCTTTTCCCAAACGATGAAAAATTGGTTGTGGTTGGTGTAATAGGAAAGTCCGCATTTTCGGATTGCAATAAAATGGTATCGCTAGGCGTATTGGACAGTGATCCTAGTATGTTGGAACATGAACCGCAAGAG GGCACCATTCACTTCTATTATAATTGTAAGAAGTCAATGCTCTTTttacactttgaaacaacatttGACACAGCATGTATGCAGGAAATGCTTGAGAATGATTTAACTCGTAATACGTAtggacattttttattatttaatcaaCGCGTGCGTAATCGTTTTGCACGGATGCTGCTTTTTGCAACACAGGTTTGTCACTTAATAGTCTTTGTTGAGTTAAGTGTCACTTTCGATGCGTCATTGTTGTCGATTTTCAgagctttaaaaattataag agACAAATACGTATTAAAATTCTTACCGAAACTCGTTAAAAACTCGAGCACAGGTACATTTTTAGGCAAATCCGCCCGTCTATGTACACCACGTATACTATTTATCTTTGAAAACTACCCGGATGGTTATg aaaaaacaACTGAATGCATATCTAAATTGGAATTTGAAGTGGAGGATAGTATTTACAAGATGCTGCGTAATGAATTTATCATTACCAACAacag CGCGATGTCACTTTTTTCTATTCCGAGCAATAAGCGGTTTGTATATTATAACACCGATTCATTGATGCGCAGAGATCCCTTGATAAAGTCAATATCGCTTTTACAAACCTTCTTACAAAAATCTAATTTCAAAGAAGATGACGAAGATGATCTTGAAAATTTGAGACCattcaaa GGATTTGGAAAACCATTAACACAATGTAATGCAGAACATAAGCATTCATCGGCTAATGAAATCCTTCGAAAAAAACGTAACTTTATGGATTTGCTGATGGATCATGTCGATGAGGCACTTGAAATGGGGTTTGATGATAGCTCCACTAAATTTAAAGGCAAGAATCATTTTGTG ATACTCTCAACTAAAGAGTGGTACGACACTTTCAAAATGCTGCATAAAATTTTCATCGAAAATCCGGATAATCCGAAATTCGAGGCTAACGATTTAGATTAT aaatcatatttggaaaatttcaataaaataatggaCATAGATGATGA aTTCTTTAATGCTTGTTGTGATATGGGCTTACAGAAAGCGTTTGCTATGTACAACAACCCCGCATTGACACACTATAGCAATACAGTACATAAAAAATTG GTTGATGAAGCAGTCACATTATATATGAAGTATGCGCGAGGTACTCAAACCGCTGTAAACGAAAATAAACTTCGGGAAATGTGCGAACGATATTGGCGAAATGGTAAACAACAATGTGAAGTTCTCAGTTTACGCGGAAATCTCTGCATACTACCCAAACACATTGTTAAGGAACTTTCAGAGCACAGTAGTGCACATGTATTCATATCAACCTGTAATTGCGGTAGAACGCAAGGCAGACGTGAAGATCCCTATACCATAAGGCATGCTAATTATGAATTTTATCAATATATggcaaataattgtaatttatgtGCTAAAGTGAAAAAAGTGCATTTTCCTGTGTTTGAACCTTCTATTAATGATTATAG GGCTGCAGAATTCGAAATCGCCTTCCCCAAACTATCGATACAGGACTCAATCGATTTAGTTCAGCATCATGATTTACGCTCTCCTAAATCCGTGGCCTCAGATGAGTGTTCCCAGCCGCTTACTGCATCACAGGGCACACATACCAATCTCAGCTTAGTTTCCACTGATGAACTGAATAAAATCGGTGTTGATGCTGATATACCAAGCTCAGATGAGTCGCTAAATGAAttgataatacaaataaaagataaaagtaCACAAAAAGCTGAGGACAAGGAACGTAGTATTTACCGGCAACCATCCACCACAGAATATTTACCAGGCATGGTTCATACTGAATCTCCCCCAGGTTTACTTCCGCGTTTTCCTAGCTGGTCGCTAGTTTGTGTAGGTCCTAGTTCCGTTTATAGTCACAACACAGGATTATTGGAGCACTTTCAAAGTGGATTTCTTTCGGGCGCCAATTTTTTGCTTCCGTGGGATGTGCATGTGCGCCTGGAGCATTCAGCATCTTGGGCATATGAAAAAACCCGTATTCGAAAAATGGGCGAAGTACACATTTTGAAGATATTTGTTGGATGTGAGTATGAGTGCCCCCGTGGACATAGATTTATGATGAGTTCGGCGGACAAGATTTTACGTGGAGGTTCAG GCATATTACGCGACAGTGGAAGTAAAGTGGTCTATAATAATATGCCCCTATATTTTCCTTGTCCTTGTCGATCACATAAAGCAGATGTGGCACAATTGATGCGTGTTCACGTGGTTACACCAAAGGCACCTGTGAATGTTATTCTAGACCCAAAG TTGCGAACTGGTGAACGAGAATACATATTCAGTATGGGTTTGCCAAATCCGCCAAAGCTAACTCAAAGCGCCTATTGGATTCTACGTCTTCCATACATATATCAAGGAGACGAAGGACCCATAACTCCTCCAAGTGAAATAACAACTACAAACGCTCTAAATTACGGATGCCTATTGGCCGGTATGTTTGGAGTCAGTGAAACGGAATTAGATGACTGA